CTGATTTTGTTAAACCAGTTTGTAAGTTACTGCTTCTAATATTACACTTCTAAAAAGCTGAATTTATACTCATGTCCTAAAGGAGAATATGTGGTAATAAAGTATATTTGTTAAGTAACTAATTGAAATAGGCTTGGTTTTAAGAGTTCCAGTATATAATAGTCACAAATTGAAACCTGACAGTATCTTGGGAGTTCCAGTAATGTCACAAATTAGTGAATAAGCATGCCAGTGTGCAAGGGTAATGTAAGGATTGTTAGCCTATCTAttcaaaattactttaaaacttaagtatgttttctgatttttaagaatTCAGAAGTGTTCTGTAATGGATTCAGATGTTTCATTTGTAGTATAATGAAATGTTTACAGAAAGAtaactttttcattaaaatatttttagaaatgtgtgtgttgttttgtCACTTCACAATGTTCATGTGACTTAAACACTATAGGTGAATATTTTGACTTATTTTACCAGTAAGTAATAAAACAACAGGAAACTTGGAGTGAGACtttatcagttatttttaaagatgtgattCTATTATATGGGAAACAAGCCATGGGAAATAGgcatggaagaaaaaatattttttaaagttatcagCACTTGTTGCCTGAAATAACTTAGGTCTTGAAAGACAATATATGAGATATTTGGGTGATACATGTAAGGAGTCTATGAACCTTTCGGGGGAAAAAAGGATAAACAAGTGAGTTAATGAATAGAAACAGACTAGGAGAAAAAAGTGGTTGCTAGGGAGAGGGCATTGCAGATGTTGGAATTACCTAGTCTCTTGATCTTGAAAGAGGCAGTGGAGTGGTTCAGTATTGTATGGTGAGAGTAAGTTGGGGAAAACCTTTCATGAGATTTAGTAATCTTAAACTACACTGCTGTTTGACGCAAAGGTAAAAGGGTAAGGATGATGTGGGTAATGATCATCtgttttgctgaattcatttgtGGGGGTAGGTCttcgataatttttttttttgaaattacaatgtgtgtatttgtttttctagCTTTAATAGCTGTTAAGCACATTTTCCCAATATAGTTTTTTCAAGTGAAATACTTTATAAGTTGAAGCCAGCTGAGGATTCTTGGCTAGCTGTTAGACTTAATGCAAACTCATTTTGCTTGTATTCAAACACTGGTTTCATATTCTGTGCAGTTAAGTAATCTTAAAGAATGGCGtgtctaggctgggtgtggtggctcacacctgtaatcccagcactttgggaagccaaggcgagtggatcacaaggtcaggagatcgagaccatcctggctaacacagtgaaaccctttctctactaaaaatataaaaaattagccaggcatggtggtgggcacctgtagtcccagctactcgcgaggctgaggcaggagaagggcatgagcccgggaggcggaacttgcagtgagcagagatggtgccattgcgcACTCCAGTTGGGGCCACAGAGCatgactcgtctcaaaaaaaaaaaaaaaaggcatgtctCGTAATTTCACTTTAATACTTAGGTCCTGGAATAATAAAGGACAAGTGTGGACTTATTTCCaacaaaataagtatatttacCCTTGTTTTCTTAGAATAAAAGGACATTGTTATATAAACTGcaaaacattcagaaaatgaTGAAATGAGTCTTCATGTGCATGTCATAGACGTAAATGTAAggattgttttcttttgcaaaaatTGGGTTGTTAAATACATTGGgttgattttaattttgaattgaaTATACTACAATGCCAAGGTTTAGGGGGATGTAAGGTGGTAATAGGTAAAATAAGCCATTTTAAGCTTAACACATTTTCAAAGATCCTAACACCAGGTAATGGCAAGGGTGCATTGAAGTGTATATTGTGCACAGTTCTGAAAGCTAGCTAGGAAATGGGAATTAACCCATACTGTTAAACTTTTATTGGTAAAGAAATAGtaactgggtgaagggtatacACAAGGATGTTGACAGCTTGAAAATGCCTTAAGATATGAAATAGTTATGTTCACTACATCCATATATATAGCCACTAATTAAAGGACTTGTCATCGTAGATAAAGGAATTGCATAAAATGTTTAGCTGTATCTGGAGGCTCCAggtaacttaattttttaattgtattactaTGATGTTCAGTAAATGCTGAGTGAACttaacattctttaaaatatatcaaaagaggctgggcatggtggctcacgcctataatcctagcactttgggaggccgaggcgggcggatcatgaggtcaggagctcgagaccatcctggctaacccggtgaaaccccgtcactactaaaaatacaaaaattagctgggcatggtggcgggcacctgtagtccgagctaacttgggaggctgaggcaggagaatggcgtgaacccaggaggtggagcttccagtgagccaagatcacaccactgcactccagcctgggtgacagagcaagactcggtctcaaaaaaaaaataaaacaaaatctatatatatgtatcaaaagcATTCTGATGGGTTGTCTATTTGAAGTCAGTGGTCTTATTTCTGTCAATAGGTACTGAAAGAAAATTCGTAGGTTTTTGTTACTGTGATTCTTGTGTCAGATTTTATCAGTAAGAAATGTAAATACAGAATGTAAAAGCAGTTTTGTGAGCTTGGGCAGGTTACTTGGCTCCTTTTTAATCCCGTGCTCTCTGGAAGATTGGTATGCCAGCAGGCCCCTTAGAATGTTGATTTTTACATGGTGTGAGATTACTCAAATGTTACATGAAAATAATTACCAAAATAATAAGTTTATGACTTAATGTACTTGAAACACTAAATTAGGTCTAATGGTGGGTCTGATTTCTAACGTTGAAGTTGTGATGCATAAGTGATAATGTGGtttaaattgtactttaagaCAAGTACAGTGAAATGCCAGTGGTTCGTTGCCTGGAATATTGAAGGAAATGTTACGTATtagtaaaaatgaagaagaaacttTCTTCCCACCAAAATTCTTagacttaaaaactatacaggtTAAGAACTCCTGTTTTTAACCTGATTCCCTCCCCcccacctccacacacacacacacacacttctttttttggtaaaatggATTTATAATTCCCTCCCTTCAGTAAATCAGAAGGTTAAATTCAATAGCTTAAAGAACTTAGTACCTGTCTTATGGACCCTAAAGATAGCATCTTGGTAGTGCCGGATACTGTCTTACAAGGATATCCTGAAGCATACCTAAAATTTTAATGGGTGATAAAAGTTAGGTCAATGTCTTAAGCgtttctcccccaccccccaacataggattgaagttttcttttgttttttgtttttttgagacggagtctcgctctgtctcccaggctggagtgcagtggcgctatctcggcttactgcaagctccacctcccgggtccacgccattctcctgcctcagccttccgagtagctgggactacaggcgcccgccaccacacccggctaattttttgtatttttactggagacaaggtttcatcatgttaaacaggatggtctcaatctcctgacctcgtgatccgcccacctcagcctcccacctgggattacaggtgtgagccaccgcacccggccctgaaGTTTTctagtctttaatttttttccagttctcaagTGTTAAACAGCATCAACTGAAAACAAAGCGCCCTGGTAGCTATCTTTAAATGGGAATGAGAATTATCTTGCATATATTCTAAGGCTTAGTCACAAATAATGGATATGGCAAACATATTTGAGCTGTGCCCCCCTCAAAAACAGGAACTTGGGAAATCTTGGCAAGAAGATAGGTTTTTATACAAAGTTGTGCAATTACAGTTTGATAGTCAGATTTGAAGACAGTCAGGTATAAAGCTCTCAATTCAAATGCAGATCAAGAGAAATGAACACTTGGTTTTATTAGTCATGGCATAGTTGAGATTTGTTATTTGAAATTTGTAGTTTCTCACAATAATGTTTTATActtcactgaaatatttttaggTACCATAAGTTTCTATGACCAGTTACCTTGTATGAATTGGTCAGAATACGTTGAAGTTTACTACCAAAGAATGTCTGTTTTTGTCTGCCCAGCAATGCTCTTCCCCCTTCAAATATCAATGTTAGGTGCTCCAGATAGCTGCTGCTGAGATTCTTGCCACCATCTCCTTACTCACAATTTGGTCTAAGAATAGACAGTTTGTTCGAGACCTGGGATTATGTTCTGAGTTTGGAAAAGTGATGTCTTCTCCCGAGattccccaccaccacaccatcaGAGGAAGGAAGTTCCTTGATAGCAAGTGAAAAATATTCAGGACCCAAAATCTTCACAAttggcttggtgtggtggctcccgtgtaatcctagcactttgggaggccaaggcaggtggatcacttgaggtcaggagttccataccaccctggtcaacatggtgaaaccctgtctccactaaaaatgcccccccaaaaaaaaaaatttaaccaggtgggtggcgggtacctgtaatcccagctacttgggaggctgaggcaggagaatcacttgaacctgggaggtggaggttgcagtgagccaagattgtgccactgcactccatcgtgggtgacagagtgggactccatctcaagaagaaaaaaaaaatcttcacatttgAACCCTTAGATCCATTAGTCCTTGAAGCCATTTTCAATCCTGAACTTTTAACAGTGAAATTTTCTTGTAAGCTAATTTGACTGGATTCACTTGTAGCCCAAAAGCATAATACAAGACTAAAGGAAATTGACAAAACACCCATGATTTATGCAGTGTTTACTATGAGCCAGGCGCAGTGCTTTTTGTGGGGTGACCCACTGAGTACCACTctgctttatagatgagaaaatatgCTTAAgaggaggcaagagaatggcgtgaacccgggaggtggagcttgcagtgagccgagatagcgccactgcactccagcgtgggcgacagagcgagactctgtctcaaaaaaaaaaaaaaaaagtgctaaagTGAGTTGCTAAAAGTCATTCTAGGAATTAGCAGCAAGCCCATGCAGTGTTGCTAGGAGTCTTCACTGAATAGTTACACATGCAGTGCTTATTTTAATCATACTTAATGAATCTCCATTTCCTCactttaaaaaggcaaaacaacaTGAACAAGTGAAACCTGCTTAGGTGAAGAAATAATCGATAACTGAATGGTTCATTGGAAAACATGCAGATTTTCAAAGGGTTTTGAGGGGACTTGTTTTTGTACACGCTAGTTAACATCTAATCTCTCGGTATGTCCAAAAAGGAACTGATTTTCCCACGTGGGTCTCCCTCTATCCAGTCTTCTCCATCGGACAACTCAATTCTTAAAGATGTCAAACTTCTTGACTCACATCCATTCTACCAGAAAATCCTTTTAGTTCTCTGAGACATGGCAGAATCCAATGTCCCTGACTGCCCCTCTTGTATCTAGACCAAGCTGCCATCATAATGCATGAACCTCTCAATTGGTTTCCCTACTCCCATCCTTACCCTCTATACTGTTCTCAACACACAAGCCAGAAGAAACGTTAAAAGTTGTAGCTCTGAGGCATTTTATAGAAAGTTGATACTCCTCCAACACATAAAAAGTAGTAGGAACCTAAAATTCAtcatacatttatttcatttttgagctTGACCTAGTAAATCCTTAGCTTCATTGATTTGGGTTGCTATATAAGGAGATCCTTCTTTGGGTGATTTAAGATCATATTTGTTACTGAGcatctcttatttttcctttactgGCAGTAAGGCTTACAGGTAGTATTGCTGCTTCCCATTTTGTCATTTTGGGTTCAAACCCACTTCTCTAATAGCCACCGCTGAAGGCAGATTTGGGTAGACTTTGAAAATCCTGTTTTACTTCAGGCTATGTGTGCTTCCTGGCTTGCAATATCTGCAGCAGAAATGGCCAGTCCAGCTGCCACCACTGTACTGACCGTGGCTGCAGCTCAGCTTTCACCTCCATCCAGATTGGTACAGCCTCCTGCCACTAACTACACTCCTTTACCAGAAAGCTAGGCAGCCACTGCCAGCAGTCACAAACCCCAGAGGGAACTTTGAAAAAAGTTGAATGTTACTCCTGAACAGCACCATTAGCTCCCCACCTCACTTACGTAGACTTATGAGGCTCTGTCATATTCCACCCCCATCCCTTTCTTCAGCCACATTGTCCTTGTTTTTTCTCAAATGTGGTTCAGCCTTTGGACCTGCTATGTCTTGTCTGCAGTGTTCTTGGCTATGAGAACGGCTTCTCCCACACCTTCAAATATTGCCACTTCAGTAAGGCTCTTCCCATTTACAGCCTTAAGTTGTGATGCTTTTTACTGGTTTTCCCTGTCCAATTCCTTCTAACATAGTGGAGTATGCTTGTTACCTCCCCTTCACTAGAATGCAAGTCCCAGGGCAGGGATATCAGTTTTGTCCTTTCTGCTTCAAACTCTGCCTAGTGTATAGTGGGCGTATGTCTACTGATGGAAATAAATGAATCCGTGCTTTCATGTCAGTGTGTAACATTTTCTTGGGTTTAGATGTACCTGCTACTGAAGAGGCAAAGTATCCTCTTGATATACTTTATTTCTCTGTAACCCTGGTACTAGAAATgtagtataaaattatttttatattttcaaataaaacattcTGAAAATGCAAAACATCTAAATTAAATGGATGATTATCTTATGGAAAATACTGTGTGAATAAACTCAAAGGAATCTCAAAGAAGTAATTTAACAGTCATAATAATCCTTTATTAGTACcagctcttaaaatttttttttgccagagctaaacaatttaatataaaaaatgccATTTTTTGTCCATACAGTATTTATAAAAAAGTACATAGTGGTTAgttttgcaataatttttttagCCAGATGTCATATCATCATATAAATCTATGAATATAACAAATGACATAAGAACAGTATAAATAAGTTTTTGTAGTATTTACACTTACACAGAAACTAGCCCAAATGGTGTCCTAAGAAACTGTTTACAGTTAAAGTGAAACTACTGATTCAACATACTGACACTCCAATGCTTTTTAAAGTTTCGTATTATTTTCTATACTAGTTTTGGCTATAATTTTGCATAGAATTACTTATAAAGTATGAGCATTTCACATCACAGTAGGAGCTTTTAGTATAATAGTACAAAAAAACTAGCTCAGAAAAGGTCAAATCCTCCTAAATCTAGTTTTTCTTAACATCTGGCTTCTTACTTTTGGGAACAAGGAAAACGTTGCCATCTCTTGTTTGCTGCAGGGAGTATTCACTAGGAGAATAAGGTTTTCCATCTTCATCACGTAGCATGCTGAAAACTTCGAGATATAAGGTGCTGAGTTGTTTTTTCAGTAGGTGAAGGCTCttgtcattttctcctttttctttgagcaatttttctttttcatctttcaaatgATCTAAATCTTGCTCTAGTTCTActatattttccagttttctttttctgcaattCTGAGCAGCCACTTTATTCTTACCCCTCCTACGTATATCTCGAATTAATGCAAGTTGAGCTTCATTGAACTGCTCTTTGGACATCATTTCGTTGAAGTCAACAACAGGGAGGTTAATGATTTTTTCTACAGGGAATGGGATATGGAGAGCTTTTGCCCTAAGTTCATCTCTTGTGAGATGAGCCTCCAAGCGGCTTGAATGTTTGTCTTTTGTGAGTGGGGTTTTTCGATGACCAGGACTTACAGGCAATTCTTTCTCTGGTGTGTTCTCACATTGGGCATCATGCAAGTGAGTGCTCTGCCCCTGAGATGGTGACAAGGGTTGTACCATATCCCCAGAAGAATGTACTGGTTGTGTTTTAGGACCATTTTGTTTGACACTTCCAGGGGCACTATCTAGCTCTTCCACTTCAGAATCACTGAGGCCAAGTAGTGTGTCTCCATAGCTGGAAGATTCCACTGAGTGTTCTGGTGATGCCACACTGGGACTTGTGTTTAGTGAAATGCCGGAGTCAGAATCATTGAATTCTGCTGTGCTTTCAGGGTGGTTTTGGTTGAAAGCTTTGCAAAGTGATAGATCAGAAACATCAATGGGCCCATTTAGAAGTTCAGAGAGTGAATGGCTTAAAGTAGCAGGTGAGGGCATGCTGTTGCTGATACTAGGCTCAGCTATGAAAGCAGAATAAAATTCATCACCAAAATCTGTGTTGACTGTGGCATCTGAATTTAATGAGTTCACTGTCAACTGGTTGGGGTCTTCTGTGGAGAGGATGCTGCTGAAGGAATCCTCaaaagcattaagaaaatgtggactACAGTTACCTACTTCTTTTTCCATTGAGGGTATAGATGAGTAAAAATGGTAATTGTCAACTTCTGTCAGTTTGGCTTCTGGACTTGGAACCATGGTAGTCTCAACCAGCTTGTCATTTTCAATATTAAGACACTGCATGAGAAGGAAGTTTATACTATATAAATCAAAGTTAATCCATGATAATACGTGATAAATTTAGATAAACTCCCTATCCACATTATCTTCAGGCTTATCTCTATAATTTATTATCTATAATTCAGAGATAATTCTCATTTCCAATACGTATTTACGCCTAAGCGTATGTATTATTTTCAGAGTTCCCAGATCAGACATCAGGTTTATAACATTCTATCCTCAAGACAGCCAACCGATTTAACTAGCATGGGCAGTACTCATGACTAATTTAATAGCACCCTCCAATCCTTCCTATAAATAGGTGGCATATAAATAATCAGAATGACTAAAGGCACTGAATATAAAAAAATATCTCCAGTATTACATTCTATTTTAGTTAcctgtaactcaggaatggataATAGCTCCTCCCAAACTTGCTCAATGTCCTGTTGCATACCGTCTAAATCAACAGGGGCTACCTGAGCAACAGAAGTTTCAGGTGACTGAGCCTGATTAGTAGCAATGAAGACTGGGCTCTCGATGTGACCGGGAATATCAGGAACAAGTGACTGAAACGTAGCCGAAGAAACCTAAAATTGATAAGGCATTGATTTATGAGTCTTCCACCAACAGGGGATGAGTGAGCTCTAAGGCACCAccacaaaacaaaatggaatcaGCTGCAGTTCTATGTCTCTCTACTTACTAACCAGTCATGACCCCGTTTGTAAATAACGAAACAAACCCACTGACTCAAATTTACGATTTGCTGGCCTAATTGTTTCAGCTTAAGCATTTGAAAGTAAACTTTAAAATGCGTAAGTACAATCTTTAGGATTTAGTTTATATAATATCTAGCACAGTGGTACTAGATAAAACAGGTTTATTGTTAACTGAACAAGTCTTCGTTTATTGCCCAGCTGGCTCTTTACTCACCAAAACCTCTTAGATACTTGCAGCAAATGAGTTATTTGTTTCCATGGTTATGCTGTC
Above is a genomic segment from Pongo pygmaeus isolate AG05252 chromosome 11, NHGRI_mPonPyg2-v2.0_pri, whole genome shotgun sequence containing:
- the NFE2L2 gene encoding nuclear factor erythroid 2-related factor 2 isoform X2, translated to MPCEDMDLIDILWRQDIDLGVSREVFDFSQRRKEYELEKQKKLEKERQEQLQKEQEKAFFAQLQLDEETGEFLPIQPAQHIQSETSGSASYSQVAHIPKSDALYFDDCMQLLAQTFPFVDDNEVSSATFQSLVPDIPGHIESPVFIATNQAQSPETSVAQVAPVDLDGMQQDIEQVWEELLSIPELQCLNIENDKLVETTMVPSPEAKLTEVDNYHFYSSIPSMEKEVGNCSPHFLNAFEDSFSSILSTEDPNQLTVNSLNSDATVNTDFGDEFYSAFIAEPSISNSMPSPATLSHSLSELLNGPIDVSDLSLCKAFNQNHPESTAEFNDSDSGISLNTSPSVASPEHSVESSSYGDTLLGLSDSEVEELDSAPGSVKQNGPKTQPVHSSGDMVQPLSPSQGQSTHLHDAQCENTPEKELPVSPGHRKTPLTKDKHSSRLEAHLTRDELRAKALHIPFPVEKIINLPVVDFNEMMSKEQFNEAQLALIRDIRRRGKNKVAAQNCRKRKLENIVELEQDLDHLKDEKEKLLKEKGENDKSLHLLKKQLSTLYLEVFSMLRDEDGKPYSPSEYSLQQTRDGNVFLVPKSKKPDVKKN
- the NFE2L2 gene encoding nuclear factor erythroid 2-related factor 2 isoform X4; translated protein: MDLIDILWRQDIDLGVSREVFDFSQRRKEYELEKQKKLEKERQEQLQKEQEKAFFAQLQLDEETGEFLPIQPAQHIQSETSGSASYSQVAHIPKSDALYFDDCMQLLAQTFPFVDDNEVSSATFQSLVPDIPGHIESPVFIATNQAQSPETSVAQVAPVDLDGMQQDIEQVWEELLSIPELQCLNIENDKLVETTMVPSPEAKLTEVDNYHFYSSIPSMEKEVGNCSPHFLNAFEDSFSSILSTEDPNQLTVNSLNSDATVNTDFGDEFYSAFIAEPSISNSMPSPATLSHSLSELLNGPIDVSDLSLCKAFNQNHPESTAEFNDSDSGISLNTSPSVASPEHSVESSSYGDTLLGLSDSEVEELDSAPGSVKQNGPKTQPVHSSGDMVQPLSPSQGQSTHLHDAQCENTPEKELPVSPGHRKTPLTKDKHSSRLEAHLTRDELRAKALHIPFPVEKIINLPVVDFNEMMSKEQFNEAQLALIRDIRRRGKNKVAAQNCRKRKLENIVELEQDLDHLKDEKEKLLKEKGENDKSLHLLKKQLSTLYLEVFSMLRDEDGKPYSPSEYSLQQTRDGNVFLVPKSKKPDVKKN
- the NFE2L2 gene encoding nuclear factor erythroid 2-related factor 2 isoform X1, encoding MMDLELPPPGLPSQQDMDLIDILWRQDIDLGVSREVFDFSQRRKEYELEKQKKLEKERQEQLQKEQEKAFFAQLQLDEETGEFLPIQPAQHIQSETSGSASYSQVAHIPKSDALYFDDCMQLLAQTFPFVDDNEVSSATFQSLVPDIPGHIESPVFIATNQAQSPETSVAQVAPVDLDGMQQDIEQVWEELLSIPELQCLNIENDKLVETTMVPSPEAKLTEVDNYHFYSSIPSMEKEVGNCSPHFLNAFEDSFSSILSTEDPNQLTVNSLNSDATVNTDFGDEFYSAFIAEPSISNSMPSPATLSHSLSELLNGPIDVSDLSLCKAFNQNHPESTAEFNDSDSGISLNTSPSVASPEHSVESSSYGDTLLGLSDSEVEELDSAPGSVKQNGPKTQPVHSSGDMVQPLSPSQGQSTHLHDAQCENTPEKELPVSPGHRKTPLTKDKHSSRLEAHLTRDELRAKALHIPFPVEKIINLPVVDFNEMMSKEQFNEAQLALIRDIRRRGKNKVAAQNCRKRKLENIVELEQDLDHLKDEKEKLLKEKGENDKSLHLLKKQLSTLYLEVFSMLRDEDGKPYSPSEYSLQQTRDGNVFLVPKSKKPDVKKN
- the NFE2L2 gene encoding nuclear factor erythroid 2-related factor 2 isoform X3 is translated as MEDMDLIDILWRQDIDLGVSREVFDFSQRRKEYELEKQKKLEKERQEQLQKEQEKAFFAQLQLDEETGEFLPIQPAQHIQSETSGSASYSQVAHIPKSDALYFDDCMQLLAQTFPFVDDNEVSSATFQSLVPDIPGHIESPVFIATNQAQSPETSVAQVAPVDLDGMQQDIEQVWEELLSIPELQCLNIENDKLVETTMVPSPEAKLTEVDNYHFYSSIPSMEKEVGNCSPHFLNAFEDSFSSILSTEDPNQLTVNSLNSDATVNTDFGDEFYSAFIAEPSISNSMPSPATLSHSLSELLNGPIDVSDLSLCKAFNQNHPESTAEFNDSDSGISLNTSPSVASPEHSVESSSYGDTLLGLSDSEVEELDSAPGSVKQNGPKTQPVHSSGDMVQPLSPSQGQSTHLHDAQCENTPEKELPVSPGHRKTPLTKDKHSSRLEAHLTRDELRAKALHIPFPVEKIINLPVVDFNEMMSKEQFNEAQLALIRDIRRRGKNKVAAQNCRKRKLENIVELEQDLDHLKDEKEKLLKEKGENDKSLHLLKKQLSTLYLEVFSMLRDEDGKPYSPSEYSLQQTRDGNVFLVPKSKKPDVKKN